Below is a genomic region from Demequina sp..
ACCGCCGCGGGTCTCCGTGCGCGTCAGTGCGGCACTGGAGAGGATCGAGGCGGTGGCGAGCACGTTCGAGGTCTCCCACTCCGCCACCTGCGGCATCACGGCTCCAGGCTCGGAGGTGTGGAAACGGCCGCGAATGCCCGCGAGGCGCGACACCGCGGTGGCGAGGCCCTCCATGTCGCGGATCGGACCTGCGCCGTCGTGGGCCACCGCCTGAATCTTGCGTCGCATCGTGGCCGGCACCAGGGACGTTGGCGCCGGGCGGTCTACGGGCTCCGCCTGGGTAAGCACGCCGTCGGCCACCAAACCGGCTGCATCCGTCGCCGCGCGCTTGGCGAAGACCAGGCCCTCGAGCAGCGAGTTCGAAGCGAGGCGATTGGCGCCGTGCACGCCCGTGCATGCGGCCTCGCCGATCGCGTAGAGGCCCTGCTGGGTGGAGCGGCCGTTGAGCTCGGTGAGGATGCCGCCAGAGTGGAAGTGCTGCGCGGGCGCTACCGGAATGAGGTCGCGGCCCATGTCGATGCCCCGCTCCTCGAGCCGCGCCCAGATGGTGGGAAAGCGCTGCTTGAGGAACGCGCCGCCGAGGTGGCGGCAGTCGAGGAAGACGTTGTCCGAGCCGTCCTCCTTCATCTGCGCCACGATGTTGCGGCTCACGACGTCGCGGGGGGCGAGCTCCGCGAGCTCGTGGCGGCCGACCATGAACCGCTCGCCATCCGCGTTGAGGAGGTAGGCGCCCTCGCCACGCACGGCCTCGGAAATGAGCGGGAGCTGGCCGCGGGCGCCGGAGCCCTCCCACAGCACCGTGGGGTGGAACTGCACGAACTCGATGTCGGCGACGGCGGCGCCGGCCCGGATCGCGGTCGCGATGCCGTCGCCCGTCGCCGAGGCGGGGTTGGTGGACGAGCGGAAGACCTGGCCGATGCCCCCGGTCGCCACGATGACCGCCTTGGCAAGCGCGGCGCCGACGCCGTCTC
It encodes:
- a CDS encoding L-aspartate oxidase — its product is MTRFVHRLTAPEPGWTITADVIVVGSGIAGLSAALELREKVDRVLVVTKGVLSSGSTVWAQGGIAAALDPEDTPQEHLEDTLVAGAGLCSEEAVRTLVTEGPDRVRELVARGAHFDTGPSGDINLTREGGHHRDRIVHAGGDATGAEISRALVAQLEAIRNDPGIEVIEHAMVVDLLTAAPTADGRAGKVCGVTLHVIGEGTRDGVGAALAKAVIVATGGIGQVFRSSTNPASATGDGIATAIRAGAAVADIEFVQFHPTVLWEGSGARGQLPLISEAVRGEGAYLLNADGERFMVGRHELAELAPRDVVSRNIVAQMKEDGSDNVFLDCRHLGGAFLKQRFPTIWARLEERGIDMGRDLIPVAPAQHFHSGGILTELNGRSTQQGLYAIGEAACTGVHGANRLASNSLLEGLVFAKRAATDAAGLVADGVLTQAEPVDRPAPTSLVPATMRRKIQAVAHDGAGPIRDMEGLATAVSRLAGIRGRFHTSEPGAVMPQVAEWETSNVLATASILSSAALTRTETRGGHVRSDYPATDDRWRVRLVATLDPDGELHLTEAPLELA